Genomic DNA from Bosea sp. (in: a-proteobacteria):
GGCGATGCTGGATCTGACCGCCGGCGCCTCGCCCGGCGATCCCTATGCCGCGCCGGGCCAAGGCCCCTGGTTGCCATTGGTCAATCGCCCGCCAGCGTCGTTGCGCATCGCCTTGTCCACAGCCACGCCTGCGGGCCTGCCTGTGCATCCTCAGGTGAGAGCAGGCGTTGAAGCCGCCGGGCGCCTGCTGGAAAGCCTTGGACATCATGTTGAAGAGGCGCAGATCAGCATCGATCTTGACGAGATATACCGCCATTTCTGGCTTGTGTCCGGCACGAATGTCGCTGCCATCTTCACAGCTCGCGCCAAGGCGTTGGGCAGGCCACCTGGCCCTGACGAGATCGAGCCCGCGACCCGCGCCATCATCGCGCGCGCCCGCGCCGCCAGCGCCGAGGATTACGTGCGCGCGCTGCAATGGATGCATGCGTTGGGGCGCCGCATGGGAGCGTTCTTCACAAGATACGATGTGGCGCTGACGCCGGTCTATGCCAACCCACCGCTGCCCGTGGGCAGCCTGTCGATGCAGACGGCGGATTTCGCGACCTATTCCGACATGCTTCAGAATGAGCGGCCCTTCACCGCCATGTACAATCTCTCCGGCGGTCCGGCCATGTCCGTGCCGCTGCACTGGACGCCGGATGGCCTGCCGGTCGGCATTCATTTCGGTGCCGACATGGGCCGCGAGGATCTGCTGATCCAGCTCGCAGGCCAACTCGAACAGGTTGCGCCCTGGGCACACAAGCGCCCGGCAATGCAGGGAAAGAGCAGCCATGCCAGCTGAGATTGTCGCCAACGCCGGATTGCCAGATCAGGATTTCGGCCTGTGGGGCGTGACGGCTGAACCCGCGCCACTGACTGAAGCGCTGCCGGGGGACAGGTACGCCGACGTCGCCATCATCGGCGCAGGCTACACGGGGCTTTCCACCGCATTGCATCTGGCCGAGCTTGGAATCAGCGCGATCTGTATCGATAGCCAGGGGCCGGGTTTTGGCGCATCCGGGCGCAATGGCGGCCAGGTTCTGCCGGGCTTCAAGCTCTATCCGGACCAGCTTGTCAAAACATATGGCGAAGAGCGGGGGCGTGCCATGGCCGCCTTTGGTGCTGGCATCGCCGATATGCTCTTTGCGCTGGTGGCACGTCATGGCATCGCCTGCGATGCGCGCCAGAGCGGTTGGGTTCATGCAGGCCACCATGTCTCGAAGCTTGCCGAGCAGCGCTGGAAGCATGACCAGTGGGCATCGCGCGGCGCCAATGTGCAATGGCTCGACAAGGCCGCGATTGCGCAGCAAGTAGGCTCGGAGGTCTATGAAGGCGGCTGGCTCGACCGGCGAGCCGGCACCGTGCAGCCGCTGAGCTTTGCCCGCGGTCTGGCGCGCGTGGCCATGGCCAAGGGCGCTGCCATCCATAGCGGGACACGCGCCCATGCCTTGCAGCGCGATCGCGATGGCTGGCGCATCAGCACCAGCACAGGCACCATCCGGGCACGTCATGTTGTGCTCGCCACCAATGGTTATACGGGCCGCCTGCTGCCGCGCCTTGCCGGCACGCTGGTGCCTGTGGACAGCGCGCAGGTCGCGACCGCGCCGCTGCGCGAGGCGCAGCGCCAGCGCATTCTGCCCGTCATCGCCTGCGTCTCGGACACGCGTCGCAGCCTGCTCTATTTCCGAAGCACCGCTGATGGCCGGTTGGTCATGGGTGGGCGCGGCGGCATCCTCTTGAGCACCAATGCCAGTCACTTTGCGCGGCTGGAGCGCGCCACGCGGCTGACCTTTCCGGAGTTTGAGGGCATCCGCTTCACGCATCGCTGGGCCGGCACGCTCGCGGTCACCATGGACCACATGCCGCATCTGCACGAGCCAGAGCCTGGCCTGATCGTCAGCCTCGGATGCAATGGGCGCGGCATCGCCTATTCGACCGCGATGGGTGAGGTCATCGCGCAACGCATCGCCAGTGGCAACTGGGACAGGGCACCCATGCCGGTCATGCCGATCACGCCCATGCCCTTCGCGCCTTTCCGCCGCATCGGAGCAGCAGCTGTGGCGGGTTGGTACGGTTGGCGGGACAGGCGGGGCCTTGGTGCATGAAGGCAGGATCGGCCGGTTCGTTAAGTCGTCACGTGGCAGGGCGGGGTTGCTTTCTCGCCTTCTGGAATCCCGTTCATGCGGTTCAGACTTCGTGCCGCCGTCCGTCATCAGATCCCAAGGCAGAAGCACCGTGTCACGAACTGGCGGGATCGTGCGAATGACCTTCATCCCATCGTCGATGCCACTGGCTTGAGGCTGC
This window encodes:
- a CDS encoding amidase; the encoded protein is MTHEEYVQMDATALAEGIRKKSFSASEALDAALARLDAVNPQINAVVHRAEAFGRAQITEDNGDGSCNGRFAGVPFLVKDLSLQVKGLPLTNGSGFFRGYVPDFDNTLTRRQRAAGLVIFGRTASPEFGLGPITEPATHGPCRNPWNLDHQTGGSSGGSAAAIAAGIVPMAHATDGGGSIRMPAAHCGLFGLKPTRGRLPSGPVLGEAWNGVAVPHVISRSVRDSAAMLDLTAGASPGDPYAAPGQGPWLPLVNRPPASLRIALSTATPAGLPVHPQVRAGVEAAGRLLESLGHHVEEAQISIDLDEIYRHFWLVSGTNVAAIFTARAKALGRPPGPDEIEPATRAIIARARAASAEDYVRALQWMHALGRRMGAFFTRYDVALTPVYANPPLPVGSLSMQTADFATYSDMLQNERPFTAMYNLSGGPAMSVPLHWTPDGLPVGIHFGADMGREDLLIQLAGQLEQVAPWAHKRPAMQGKSSHAS
- a CDS encoding FAD-binding oxidoreductase, with the protein product MPAEIVANAGLPDQDFGLWGVTAEPAPLTEALPGDRYADVAIIGAGYTGLSTALHLAELGISAICIDSQGPGFGASGRNGGQVLPGFKLYPDQLVKTYGEERGRAMAAFGAGIADMLFALVARHGIACDARQSGWVHAGHHVSKLAEQRWKHDQWASRGANVQWLDKAAIAQQVGSEVYEGGWLDRRAGTVQPLSFARGLARVAMAKGAAIHSGTRAHALQRDRDGWRISTSTGTIRARHVVLATNGYTGRLLPRLAGTLVPVDSAQVATAPLREAQRQRILPVIACVSDTRRSLLYFRSTADGRLVMGGRGGILLSTNASHFARLERATRLTFPEFEGIRFTHRWAGTLAVTMDHMPHLHEPEPGLIVSLGCNGRGIAYSTAMGEVIAQRIASGNWDRAPMPVMPITPMPFAPFRRIGAAAVAGWYGWRDRRGLGA